In Nasonia vitripennis strain AsymCx chromosome 2, Nvit_psr_1.1, whole genome shotgun sequence, a genomic segment contains:
- the LOC103316100 gene encoding uncharacterized protein LOC103316100 produces MLNPVISYLRKLGFLSSFYLDDFLLLGISYEESLKNVSTTVAFLEKLGFIINYKKSNLTPSQNCKYLGFIYDSTKMTLKLPEDKIKRVKQLVNLKLDQKIKIRKFAKILGVVVSCCPAVEYSWLYTKASERVKFLALEANSGSYEKSMKISRHVLEELQWWKQLNNASICHIRNSNYELEIFSDASLTGWVVSCNGYRANGHWKEKEKSNFINHLELLAAYFGLKIFAKDNRESAILLHIDNTTAISYIHRMGGIQYPKLNSLAKKIWQWCEKRKIWICATYIASRENREDDTESRRLQSNTEIEISNVIFEKIVALFGKPKIDLFASRSNAKCKRYVSWKRDPESIAIDAFTISWSDHYLYAFPPCSIILRTLQKIKTDAARGIMIVPEWPGQPWYPIFCSMLVSETFETPAKEGLVFSGPSMDLFWNKTTLVAGILSGKV; encoded by the coding sequence atgttgaacCCGGTTATTTCGTATTTACGAAAATTAGGCTTCTTATCTAGTTTTTATCTGGacgattttttacttttaggaATATCATACGAAGAATCCCTTAAGAATGTCTCCACCACTGTAGCTTTTTTAGAAAAACTaggttttattattaactatAAAAAGAGTAATCTGACTCCGAGTCAAAATTGCAAATATTTAGGATTTATCTACGATTCAACTAAAATGACGTTAAAACTCCCAgaagataaaataaaacggGTAAAACAATTAGTAAATTTGAAACTtgatcaaaaaataaaaattagaaaatttgcCAAGATACTGGGAGTTGTAGTGTCGTGCTGTCCAGCAGTAGAATATAGCTGGCTTTACACAAAAGCTTCTGAAAGAGTAAAATTTTTGGCCCTCGAAGCCAACAGTGGTAGTTATGAAAAATCTATGAAAATCTCAAGGCATGTACTCGAAGAGTTACAGTGGTGGAAACAGTTAAATAACGCATCTATTTGTCACATTAGAAACTCCAATTATGAATTAGAAATCTTCTCCGACGCTTCCCTTACTGGCTGGGTTGTTTCTTGCAACGGATACAGAGCAAATGGTCATTGGAAAGAAAAGGAGAAGTCTAATTTTATAAACCATTTAGAACTTTTAGCAGCATACTTtggattaaaaatttttgctAAAGATAACCGAGAAAGCGCTATATTGCTACACATTGACAACACGACAGCTATTTCTTATATTCATCGCATGGGCGGAATACAATATCCTAAACTTAATAGTTTAGCAAAAAAGATATGGCAATGGTGCGAAAAACGGAAAATTTGGATTTGTGCTACATATATCGCTTCTAGAGAAAACAGAGAAGACGATACAGAGTCGCGACGGTTACAGTCAAACacagaaattgaaatttctaaTGTGATATTTGAGAAAATAGTTGCGCTATTCGGCAAGCCAAAAATCGATTTATTCGCTAGTCGATCAAACGCGAAATGCAAACGATATGTCTCCTGGAAAAGGGACCCTGAAAGTATAGCTATCGATGCATTTACTATCTCTTGGAGCGATCATTATTTGTATGCTTTTCCGCCTTGCTCAATAATTTTAAGgacgttacaaaaaataaaaacagatGCTGCGCGCGGCATAATGATTGTACCGGAATGGCCAGGGCAGCCTTGGTATCCGATATTTTGTTCGATGCTAGTCTCAGAAACATTTGAGACTCCAGCTAAGGAGGGACTTGTATTTTCTGGCCCATCGATGGACCTATTCTGGAACAAAACTACCTTGGTGGCAGGAATCTTATCCGGGAAGGTCTAG
- the LOC107981599 gene encoding uncharacterized protein LOC107981599, which produces MSDHGGIDDELAHMAIENGGEGNGNDVEFDVPLSDEEMEEIPNPQPIIFNLNQQDHERGLQVQGLDNAVGEEALPDQRNARAQGIVEAQRHANPGLRNSVASRRQLQGQEYADVASGRRQPPGLINAAGRSGQPQGQGNPVAGGG; this is translated from the exons ATGAGTGACCACGGTGGAATCGACGACGAGTTAGCCCACATGGCGATTGAAAATGGAGGTGAAg GTAATGGAAATGATGTAGAATTTGATGTGCCGCTGTCAGATGAAGAAATGGAAGAAATCCCCAATCCTCAACCAATAATATTCAACC taaatcagCAAGATCATGAACGAGGATTACAGGTACAGGGCCTGGACAATGCTGTAGGCGAAGAAGCTCTACCAGACCAACGTAATGCCAGGGCTCAAGGAATAGTAGAAGCTCAAAGGCATGCTAATCCTGGCCTGAGAAACTCTGTTGCTTCAAGAAGACAGCTCCAAGGCCAAGAGTATGCTGATGTAGCTAGTGGTAGACGGCAGCCACCTGGTCTGATTAATGCAGCTGGTAGAAGTGGACAGCCCCAGGGCCAAGGCAATCCTGTCGCTGGAGGAGGATAG